The Verrucomicrobiota bacterium genome contains a region encoding:
- the gap gene encoding type I glyceraldehyde-3-phosphate dehydrogenase, with protein sequence MAVNIGINGFGRIGRLVFRALVDQGLLGTEFNVVAINDLVPAENLAYLLKYDSTQGRFNGSVEAVGDTIVVNGNTIKVLSVREGPAALPWGELGVDIVIESTGLFVADDKAQGHLDAGAKKVIISAPGKGNVKTVVMGVNDETLTADDHLISNASCTTNCLAPLTKVILENFGIVEGLMTTVHSYTATQKTVDGPSPKDMKGGRTAALNIIPSGTGAAKAVGLVIPEVQGKLTGMAFRVPTPTVSVVDLTVKTEKSTSYEEICATIKAASEGPLKGILEYTEDQVVSSDFIHCPASSIFDAGSGIALSDTFFKLVAWYDNEWGYSNRCVDLLKKVATYL encoded by the coding sequence ATGGCAGTAAATATTGGAATTAATGGGTTTGGCCGGATCGGTCGCCTGGTATTCAGAGCACTAGTTGACCAGGGCCTCCTGGGAACAGAATTCAACGTTGTTGCAATCAACGATCTCGTTCCTGCGGAAAACCTGGCATACTTACTTAAGTATGACTCAACTCAAGGTCGCTTCAACGGCTCCGTTGAAGCCGTCGGCGATACCATCGTTGTTAACGGCAACACCATCAAAGTTCTTTCCGTTCGGGAAGGTCCCGCAGCGCTTCCCTGGGGTGAACTAGGCGTTGATATCGTTATCGAATCAACCGGCCTATTCGTTGCAGACGACAAAGCCCAAGGTCACCTCGATGCCGGTGCCAAGAAGGTAATTATTTCCGCACCAGGAAAAGGTAACGTTAAGACCGTTGTTATGGGTGTTAACGATGAGACCTTGACCGCGGATGATCACCTGATCTCCAACGCTTCTTGCACAACCAATTGCTTGGCTCCTTTGACCAAAGTGATTTTGGAAAACTTCGGCATTGTTGAAGGATTGATGACTACGGTTCACAGCTATACCGCTACTCAGAAAACGGTGGATGGTCCTTCGCCTAAAGACATGAAGGGTGGCCGCACCGCAGCTTTGAATATCATTCCTTCCGGAACGGGTGCCGCCAAGGCAGTCGGCCTGGTTATCCCTGAAGTTCAAGGTAAACTTACTGGTATGGCTTTTCGCGTTCCAACTCCAACTGTTTCTGTAGTGGATCTAACCGTGAAGACCGAAAAATCTACTTCTTACGAAGAAATTTGTGCCACCATCAAGGCAGCTTCTGAAGGACCTTTAAAAGGTATCTTGGAATACACAGAAGATCAGGTTGTTTCGAGTGACTTTATTCACTGTCCAGCGTCTTCCATCTTTGACGCCGGTTCAGGAATCGCCTTGTCAGATACGTTTTTCAAATTGGTTGCCTGGTATGACAACGAGTGGGGTTACTCCAACCGTTGTGTAGACCTACTTAAGAAGGTAGCTACCTACCTCTAA
- a CDS encoding phosphoglycerate kinase: MARTKTIRDIDVQGKRVFVRVDFNVPFDENGKVSDNTRVVAALPTIKYLIEAGAKVILASHLGRPKGKANPEFSLKPVAEELAAQLDMPVQFAEDCVGSDVEAAVNSLQSGSILLLENVRFHAGEEANSPEFAKQLGALADVFVNDAFGTAHRAHASTAGITAYVDTSVCGLLIERELAFLGEKTNDPVKPFTVILGGAKVSDKIKVIDRLLDRADTILIGGAMAYTFALAKGLKVGDSLSEPDMVDIAQAALEKAKEKGVSFLLPVDTVITDSLDFGTRSVGALKMNEGDIPDGWEGVDIGPKTIELYKQVVAESKTVLWNGPMGVFEIEACSKGTFAIADAVAANQDSISIIGGGDSVKAIKNSGNGDKVSFISTGGGASLNFLEGKELPGVSALDTL; encoded by the coding sequence ATGGCCAGAACGAAAACCATCCGCGATATCGACGTGCAAGGCAAACGCGTGTTTGTAAGAGTCGATTTTAATGTGCCCTTTGATGAAAATGGCAAAGTGAGTGACAACACCCGTGTCGTTGCTGCACTACCTACGATTAAGTATTTAATCGAAGCCGGCGCCAAAGTTATTCTGGCAAGTCATCTGGGTCGTCCAAAAGGCAAGGCGAATCCCGAGTTCAGCTTAAAGCCGGTAGCCGAGGAACTGGCCGCTCAGCTGGACATGCCGGTTCAATTTGCTGAAGACTGTGTTGGTTCTGATGTTGAGGCCGCTGTGAATTCCCTGCAGTCCGGCTCTATTTTACTGCTTGAAAATGTCCGCTTTCACGCGGGCGAAGAGGCGAATAGCCCGGAATTTGCCAAGCAATTGGGAGCGCTCGCCGATGTGTTTGTAAATGATGCATTTGGAACGGCTCACCGCGCCCATGCGTCAACCGCTGGAATTACCGCCTATGTAGATACCAGTGTGTGTGGCCTACTTATTGAGCGTGAGTTAGCCTTTCTCGGCGAAAAGACCAACGACCCCGTAAAACCATTTACTGTCATTCTTGGAGGAGCAAAGGTGTCCGATAAGATCAAGGTGATCGATCGTCTTCTAGACCGCGCCGATACTATTCTGATTGGTGGAGCCATGGCTTATACCTTTGCCCTGGCAAAGGGTCTAAAAGTTGGCGACAGCCTTTCAGAGCCGGATATGGTCGATATCGCCCAGGCAGCTTTGGAAAAAGCCAAGGAAAAGGGTGTTTCTTTCCTTTTACCGGTCGATACGGTCATTACCGACAGTCTCGATTTTGGAACCCGGTCAGTGGGTGCACTTAAAATGAATGAAGGTGACATCCCGGATGGGTGGGAAGGGGTGGACATTGGTCCCAAGACAATCGAACTCTATAAGCAGGTGGTCGCGGAATCAAAAACCGTTCTTTGGAATGGCCCGATGGGTGTATTTGAAATCGAAGCCTGTTCAAAAGGTACCTTCGCAATAGCCGATGCGGTTGCCGCAAATCAAGATTCCATTTCCATCATTGGAGGTGGGGATTCAGTCAAAGCGATAAAGAATAGTGGCAATGGCGATAAAGTTTCTTTCATTAGTACCGGAGGAGGTGCTAGTTTGAACTTCCTCGAAGGAAAAGAATTACCCGGCGTCTCAGCCCTCGATACTCTTTAA
- the tpiA gene encoding triose-phosphate isomerase, which produces MEKHRKYIIAGNWKLNKTAGESVELADAINKELDGQTAVEVVLCPPFTSLDAVAKVLEDSPIKLGAQNMHPAASGAFTGEISAEMLRYFYAAYVILGHSERREYFKETDAFINEKVLAAFAANLKPILCVGESLEQREAGETISVVDTQTRGGLVNVSDKDAENLVLAYEPVWAIGTGKTATPKMAQEVHAAIRAILVDLFGDEIAQKIRIQYGGSMKPGNAKELLSQQDIDGGLIGGAALDAKSFSEIIQAALSLEEEL; this is translated from the coding sequence ATGGAAAAGCATCGCAAATACATCATTGCAGGAAATTGGAAGTTAAACAAAACCGCCGGTGAGTCGGTGGAGCTCGCTGACGCGATAAATAAAGAGCTGGATGGGCAGACGGCAGTCGAGGTGGTTCTTTGCCCGCCGTTTACATCCCTCGATGCTGTGGCCAAAGTCCTTGAAGATTCGCCCATCAAGCTCGGCGCGCAGAATATGCACCCTGCCGCAAGCGGGGCTTTTACCGGTGAGATTTCCGCGGAGATGCTTCGTTATTTCTATGCGGCCTATGTGATTCTGGGACACAGTGAACGCCGTGAATATTTCAAAGAAACCGATGCCTTCATTAACGAAAAGGTTCTCGCTGCTTTTGCCGCAAATCTGAAACCTATTCTTTGTGTTGGCGAATCCCTTGAACAACGCGAAGCCGGTGAAACTATCAGCGTCGTGGATACACAGACACGCGGTGGTCTTGTGAATGTATCGGACAAAGATGCCGAAAACCTGGTCTTGGCCTACGAACCCGTTTGGGCGATCGGAACCGGGAAAACGGCCACCCCTAAAATGGCGCAGGAAGTTCACGCTGCCATTCGCGCAATTTTGGTTGATTTGTTTGGCGATGAAATTGCTCAAAAAATCCGCATTCAATACGGCGGTTCTATGAAACCAGGAAACGCAAAAGAGCTACTTTCTCAGCAGGACATCGACGGCGGACTCATTGGTGGTGCTGCTCTCGACGCAAAGTCCTTCTCTGAAATCATTCAGGCTGCCCTCAGTCTCGAAGAGGAACTTTAA